In the Candidatus Atribacteria bacterium ADurb.Bin276 genome, one interval contains:
- the tal gene encoding Transaldolase — MKFFIDTASVEEIKDALQLGVLDGVTTNPTLVAKTGRGFKEVIMEICNIVEGPVSAEVVSLEAEGMIREGRLLAGWAPNIVVKIPILPEGLKAIKTLSQDNIKINTTLIFNPLQALMAAKAGATYVSPFLGRLDDVSSDGMNLVRDIKIILDNYRFNTQIIASSIRHPMHVVEAAKIGAHVATIPYSVIKSLIKHPLTDIGIKNFLADWEKVPEKPF; from the coding sequence ATGAAGTTCTTCATTGATACTGCCAGCGTGGAAGAAATTAAGGATGCCTTACAATTGGGAGTTTTAGATGGTGTTACCACCAATCCAACTTTGGTAGCTAAAACCGGGAGAGGTTTTAAAGAAGTCATTATGGAGATCTGTAATATTGTGGAGGGTCCTGTTTCTGCTGAAGTGGTGAGTCTCGAAGCCGAAGGTATGATTCGCGAAGGACGTCTACTTGCCGGCTGGGCACCGAACATCGTGGTAAAAATACCCATCCTTCCTGAAGGATTAAAAGCCATCAAAACCTTGTCTCAAGATAATATTAAAATCAATACCACTCTTATTTTTAATCCATTACAAGCTCTTATGGCAGCGAAAGCTGGAGCTACTTATGTGAGTCCTTTCTTAGGACGTTTAGATGATGTTTCCTCGGACGGGATGAATTTGGTTCGAGATATCAAAATCATTCTCGATAACTATAGGTTTAATACCCAAATCATAGCCTCATCGATTCGTCATCCGATGCATGTTGTTGAAGCAGCTAAAATTGGAGCTCATGTTGCTACCATACCTTATTCGGTGATCAAGAGCTTAATCAAGCATCCTCTTACTGATATTGGTATAAAGAATTTTCTTGCCGATTGGGAGAAGGTTCCAGAAAAGCCTTTTTAA